One Tenrec ecaudatus isolate mTenEca1 chromosome 12, mTenEca1.hap1, whole genome shotgun sequence DNA segment encodes these proteins:
- the DEXI gene encoding dexamethasone-induced protein codes for MLGARVAAHLDALGPLAPYVPPPLLPSMFYVGLFFVNVLILYYAFLMEYIVLNVGLVFLPEDMDQALVDLGVLSDPGSGLYDADSELDVFDGYLD; via the coding sequence ATGCTCGGCGCCCGGGTTGCGGCCCACCTGGACGCGCTTGGCCCCCTGGCCCCCTACgtgccgccgccgctgctgccCTCTATGTTCTACGTGGGCCTGTTCTTCGTCAACGTGCTTATTCTGTACTACGCGTTCCTCATGGAGTACATCGTCCTCAACGTGGGCCTCGTCTTCCTGCCCGAGGACATGGACCAGGCGCTCGTGGACCTCGGCGTGCTCTCGGACCCCGGCTCGGGCCTCTACGACGCCGACTCAGAGCTGGACGTCTTcgatgggtacttggactaa